The proteins below are encoded in one region of Homo sapiens chromosome 2, GRCh38.p14 Primary Assembly:
- the NOSTRIN gene encoding nostrin isoform X7: MRRMTTHYIKWTPQDSRASFFPRTLLKKVTHSICLYAFWVKRAWGKCVSDLRYQDTFLPGNLPPLWFGYDIVKRLIMRLCSVCLQSILELEKERIQLLCNNLNQYSQHISLFGQTLTTCHTQIHCAISKIDIEKDIQAVMEETAILSTENKSEFLLTDYFEEDPNSAMDKERRKSLLKPKLLRLQRDIEKASKDKEGLERMLKTYSSTSSFSDAKSQKDTAALMDENNLKLDLLEANSYKLSSMLAELEQRPQPSHPCSNSIFRWREKEHTHSYVKISRPFLMKRLENIVSKASSGGQSNPGSSTPAPGAAQLSSRLCKALYSFQARQDDELNLEKGDIVIIHEKKEGGWWFGSLNGKKGHFPAAYVEELPSNAGNTATKA; this comes from the exons TATGCCTTTTGGGTCAAAAGAGCCTGGGGAAAGTGTGTGAGTGATTTAAGATACCAAGACACATTCCTTCCTGGAAATCTCCCTCCACTATGGTTTGGATATGACATAGTCAAGAGGCTAATCATGAGACTTTGTTCAGTCTGTCTTCAG aGCATTCTGGAGCTGGAGAAGGAAAGAATTCAACTTTTATGCAATAACTTAAACCAGTACAGCCaacatatttctctttttggCCAAACCCTGACCACA TGCCACACGCAGATTCACTGTGCCATCAGCAAGATTGACATTGAAAAAGATATCCAGGCTGTAATGGAAGAAACTGCAATTTTATCTACAGAAAACAAATCTGAGTTCCTGTTAACGGATTACTTT GAAGAAGATCCTAACAGTGCAATGGATAAAGAGAGACGAAAGTCTTTACTAAAACCAAAATTATTGAGACTGCAGAGAGACATTGAAAAAGCCTCAAAAGACAAGGAAG GCCTGGAACGAATGCTTAAAACGTACTCCagcacctcctccttctctgaTGCAAAGAGCCAGAAAGACACAGCAGCGTTAATGGATGAG AACAATTTGAAACTAGACCTTTTGGAAGCGAACTCCTACAAACTGTCATCAATGTTAGCAGAACTTGAGCAAAGACCTCAACCCAGCCATCCTTGTAGTAATTCCATCTTCAGGTGGAGGGAAAAG GAGCATACTCATAGCTATGTGAAAATATCTCGGCCTTTTTTAATGAAGAGATTAGAGAATATTGTGAGCAAGGCATCTTCTGGTGGGCAGAGCAATCCAGGTTCTTCAACTCCAG CCCCTGGTGCAGCCCAGCTCAGCAGCAGACTTTGCAAGGCCTTGTATTCTTTTCAAGCCAGGCAAGATGATGAGTTGAATTTGGAAAAGG GTGACATTGTGATTATACAcgagaaaaaagaaggaggatGGTGGTTTGGATCTTTGAATGGGAAAAAAGGCCATTTTCCTGCCGCTTATGTGGAGGAGTTACCTTCAAATGCTGGCAACACAGCTACAAAGGCATAA
- the NOSTRIN gene encoding nostrin isoform X8, producing MRRMTTHYIKWTPQDSRASFFPRTLLKKSILELEKERIQLLCNNLNQYSQHISLFGQTLTTCHTQIHCAISKIDIEKDIQAVMEETAILSTENKSEFLLTDYFEEDPNSAMDKERRKSLLKPKLLRLQRDIEKASKDKEGLERMLKTYSSTSSFSDAKSQKDTAALMDENNLKLDLLEANSYKLSSMLAELEQRPQPSHPCSNSIFRWREKEHTHSYVKISRPFLMKRLENIVSKASSGGQSNPGSSTPAPGAAQLSSRLCKALYSFQARQDDELNLEKGDIVIIHEKKEGGWWFGSLNGKKGHFPAAYVEELPSNAGNTATKA from the exons aGCATTCTGGAGCTGGAGAAGGAAAGAATTCAACTTTTATGCAATAACTTAAACCAGTACAGCCaacatatttctctttttggCCAAACCCTGACCACA TGCCACACGCAGATTCACTGTGCCATCAGCAAGATTGACATTGAAAAAGATATCCAGGCTGTAATGGAAGAAACTGCAATTTTATCTACAGAAAACAAATCTGAGTTCCTGTTAACGGATTACTTT GAAGAAGATCCTAACAGTGCAATGGATAAAGAGAGACGAAAGTCTTTACTAAAACCAAAATTATTGAGACTGCAGAGAGACATTGAAAAAGCCTCAAAAGACAAGGAAG GCCTGGAACGAATGCTTAAAACGTACTCCagcacctcctccttctctgaTGCAAAGAGCCAGAAAGACACAGCAGCGTTAATGGATGAG AACAATTTGAAACTAGACCTTTTGGAAGCGAACTCCTACAAACTGTCATCAATGTTAGCAGAACTTGAGCAAAGACCTCAACCCAGCCATCCTTGTAGTAATTCCATCTTCAGGTGGAGGGAAAAG GAGCATACTCATAGCTATGTGAAAATATCTCGGCCTTTTTTAATGAAGAGATTAGAGAATATTGTGAGCAAGGCATCTTCTGGTGGGCAGAGCAATCCAGGTTCTTCAACTCCAG CCCCTGGTGCAGCCCAGCTCAGCAGCAGACTTTGCAAGGCCTTGTATTCTTTTCAAGCCAGGCAAGATGATGAGTTGAATTTGGAAAAGG GTGACATTGTGATTATACAcgagaaaaaagaaggaggatGGTGGTTTGGATCTTTGAATGGGAAAAAAGGCCATTTTCCTGCCGCTTATGTGGAGGAGTTACCTTCAAATGCTGGCAACACAGCTACAAAGGCATAA